One genomic window of Deinococcus sp. Leaf326 includes the following:
- a CDS encoding enolase C-terminal domain-like protein yields MSAVTVQKIEAIPYRLPLTSALAWGAHSALSAAEHVVVRVTLSDGSVGVAEAPPRPTIYGETPASVVAILAHLAPGLTGLDITDEAGLNRVRNSVANNHTARGALDMALWDARARSRGQSLFGTLLGPNTRVRVSFILGIDTPAGMLAEAARVVGAGVRCLKVKVGRDHARDLEVIRELRRTYGGDVLLYADSNETLSAETAPAALDAMREAGLMYVEEPLPARQLRGRAALHAAGHLPIVADDSCFTPADLTRELDFGTFDVLNVKTARNGFTDGLDMLRTAAARGKRGMVGSQASTGLGTLHAALLSTQAEVTEPCELSFVLKLKDDLLGQPITFIDGWLDVAALRDHTLDEAQLRRYAL; encoded by the coding sequence GTGAGCGCCGTCACGGTCCAGAAGATCGAGGCGATTCCCTACCGCCTGCCCCTTACCTCGGCGCTCGCCTGGGGCGCCCACTCGGCCTTGAGCGCCGCCGAACACGTCGTGGTACGCGTGACCCTCTCGGACGGCAGCGTGGGCGTGGCCGAGGCGCCCCCGCGCCCGACCATCTACGGCGAGACGCCCGCGAGCGTCGTGGCGATTCTGGCCCACCTCGCCCCCGGCCTGACGGGCCTGGACATCACCGACGAGGCCGGTCTGAACCGCGTGCGCAACAGCGTGGCAAATAACCATACGGCTCGCGGCGCGCTGGACATGGCCCTCTGGGACGCCCGCGCCCGCAGCCGGGGACAGAGCCTGTTCGGCACGCTGCTGGGGCCGAACACGCGGGTCCGCGTGAGCTTCATTCTGGGCATCGACACGCCGGCCGGGATGCTCGCCGAGGCCGCGCGGGTGGTGGGGGCAGGCGTGCGCTGCCTGAAGGTCAAGGTGGGCCGCGACCACGCCCGCGACCTGGAGGTGATCCGCGAGCTGCGGCGCACCTACGGCGGCGACGTGCTGCTTTATGCCGACAGCAACGAGACACTGAGCGCCGAGACGGCCCCCGCCGCCCTGGACGCCATGCGGGAAGCGGGGTTGATGTACGTCGAGGAACCGCTGCCCGCCCGGCAACTGCGCGGGCGCGCGGCCCTGCACGCGGCCGGCCACCTCCCCATCGTGGCCGACGACTCGTGCTTCACACCCGCCGACCTGACCCGCGAGCTGGACTTCGGGACCTTCGACGTCCTGAATGTCAAGACGGCCCGCAACGGTTTCACCGACGGCCTCGACATGCTGCGCACCGCCGCCGCGCGGGGCAAGCGCGGGATGGTGGGTTCGCAGGCGAGCACCGGCCTGGGGACCCTGCACGCCGCGCTGCTGAGCACCCAGGCCGAGGTGACCGAGCCGTGTGAACTGAGCTTTGTCCTCAAGCTCAAAGACGACCTCCTGGGACAGCCCATCACCTTCATTGACGGCTGGCTGGACGTGGCGGCGCTACGTGACCATACGCTCGACGAAGCCCAGCTCCGGCGCTACGCCCTCTAG
- a CDS encoding PRC-barrel domain-containing protein: MIKGKDILGRNIIALTTGERIEKVHDVVFDPQGNQVLALLVDEGGWFSAAKAVPFERVRSIGEDAIMIGGPDDVTTTREDGRLKDALNSKVSLIGMTLLTTDGRNLGRIADVFFDEHSGRVEGYEVTGGLFSDLSSGRTFVPAPEQVQIGHDAAIVPDSVAAAMEESEPGGIRGVLSSAGASISGAYQGAAEGVRSSYEDLATATKERQKEYVVGKTAGADLLLDDGVVLIQKGETITAEQAELAEGAGKLTALTTSATGGVISEAYGQARDRAQAGYEDLATATKERQKEYAVGKTAGADLLLDDGTLLVTKGETITAAHADQAEAEGKLASLATAATGGAISEAYGQARDRVQGSLGGQPEGVVGRVAAHNVMADSGELIVAAGVTITAYHLERAEATGSVPALEAAAQISPSAAVHTLAAPGVSVMGEPASVLSAQGPAHTEAPTVADTVGRRVRSDVRATGGSIVAVQGQIVTPAVAERARQLNVEPALIAATLGTPAPAAGSADTRAALSSGVASVSEGATNLLGRARNWLSEQRDNTEEALQKRDQEAQENRVRDALGRPVNRVILAPDDSIILNVGEIVTNKAVQAARDGDVLDILLDSVSKESVSIDPLASRPHESGTAALDSQGDPVIDAERRL; this comes from the coding sequence ATGATCAAAGGCAAGGACATTCTCGGACGGAACATCATCGCCCTGACCACTGGCGAGCGCATCGAAAAGGTTCACGACGTGGTCTTCGACCCGCAGGGCAATCAGGTTCTGGCGCTGCTGGTGGACGAGGGCGGCTGGTTCAGTGCGGCCAAGGCGGTGCCCTTCGAGCGGGTGCGCAGCATCGGGGAAGACGCCATCATGATCGGCGGCCCCGACGACGTGACCACCACCCGTGAGGACGGCCGCCTCAAGGACGCGCTGAACAGCAAGGTCAGCCTCATCGGCATGACGCTGCTCACCACCGACGGCCGGAATCTGGGCCGCATCGCCGATGTGTTCTTCGACGAGCACAGCGGCCGGGTCGAGGGCTACGAGGTGACGGGCGGGCTGTTCTCCGACCTGAGCAGCGGCCGGACCTTCGTGCCGGCGCCCGAACAGGTGCAGATCGGGCACGACGCGGCCATCGTGCCCGACAGTGTCGCCGCCGCGATGGAGGAGAGCGAACCCGGCGGGATTCGCGGCGTGCTGAGCTCGGCAGGCGCCAGCATCTCGGGGGCGTACCAGGGAGCTGCCGAGGGAGTCCGCAGCAGCTACGAGGACCTGGCCACTGCCACCAAGGAGCGCCAGAAGGAATACGTGGTGGGCAAGACCGCCGGAGCCGACCTGCTGCTCGACGACGGCGTGGTGCTCATCCAGAAGGGCGAGACCATCACCGCCGAGCAGGCCGAACTGGCTGAGGGAGCCGGCAAGCTGACGGCGCTGACCACCAGTGCGACGGGCGGCGTGATCTCGGAGGCCTACGGACAGGCCCGTGACCGCGCGCAGGCCGGGTACGAAGACCTCGCCACCGCCACCAAGGAGCGCCAGAAGGAATACGCGGTGGGCAAGACGGCCGGGGCCGACCTGCTGCTCGATGACGGTACTCTCCTCGTGACCAAGGGCGAGACGATCACCGCCGCCCACGCCGATCAGGCCGAGGCGGAAGGCAAACTGGCGTCCCTGGCGACTGCCGCGACGGGCGGCGCGATCTCGGAGGCCTACGGACAGGCCCGCGACCGCGTGCAGGGTAGCCTGGGGGGCCAGCCGGAGGGCGTGGTCGGTCGCGTAGCTGCGCACAATGTCATGGCGGACAGCGGTGAGCTGATCGTCGCGGCCGGCGTGACCATTACTGCGTACCACCTGGAACGCGCCGAGGCGACCGGCAGCGTGCCGGCCCTGGAAGCAGCGGCCCAGATCAGCCCGAGCGCGGCCGTGCATACCCTGGCCGCCCCGGGAGTGAGCGTGATGGGTGAGCCGGCCAGCGTCCTCTCGGCCCAGGGGCCGGCCCATACCGAAGCGCCCACCGTCGCCGACACGGTCGGCCGCCGGGTCCGCAGCGACGTGCGCGCGACTGGTGGCAGCATCGTGGCGGTGCAGGGTCAGATAGTCACTCCAGCGGTGGCCGAGCGTGCCCGGCAGCTCAATGTCGAGCCGGCGCTGATCGCCGCGACCCTGGGGACTCCGGCCCCGGCTGCGGGAAGCGCCGACACCCGCGCGGCATTGTCCAGTGGTGTGGCGAGCGTGTCCGAGGGCGCGACCAATCTGCTGGGCCGGGCCCGCAACTGGCTCAGCGAACAGCGCGACAACACCGAAGAAGCCCTCCAGAAACGTGATCAGGAAGCCCAGGAGAACCGCGTCCGTGACGCGCTGGGCCGTCCGGTCAACCGCGTGATCCTGGCGCCCGACGACAGCATCATCCTGAACGTCGGCGAGATCGTGACGAACAAGGCCGTGCAGGCGGCCCGGGACGGCGACGTTCTCGACATCCTGCTCGACAGCGTGAGCAAGGAGAGTGTCAGCATCGATCCCCTGGCTAGCCGTCCCCACGAGAGCGGTACGGCGGCCCTGGACAGCCAGGGTGATCCGGTAATTGACGCCGAGCGCCGGCTCTGA
- a CDS encoding ABC transporter permease, producing MVWRVAARDLLTTLRDRRALVSTILIPLLIIPLFTLGLPLLLGTLVGNQAQARQKVGVVGTLPPELRQALTSDEQGAGGAVTRAGVTLVPVQDPRAAVASGEVDAALRVLSPLPRQAGGASVPLELYAKLGNLRAQTGATSKVETVVEAYNRRLTLERLSASGLDPAVLTPVALGQVDASPAQERSSGQLAFLIPMLMLNFILSGAMATALDATAGEKERGTLESLLVTPVRRGEVVAGKLLATTLTALITAAFSLLGFLLAGVASATLLGGSRRELTQALGGQLTLTPGGALALVAVVLSAALLISAVLIALSIYARSYKEAQTYATPLTLLIVLPAVLLQFSDFLNLGGAVYAVPLFGSMVSILDTVRGSVTAGHTLVATLANLVGAGLLGLLARRSFGREEVIFRN from the coding sequence ATGGTGTGGCGGGTGGCCGCGCGCGACCTGCTCACGACGCTGCGCGACCGCCGCGCCCTGGTCAGCACCATCCTCATCCCGCTGCTCATCATTCCGCTGTTCACGCTTGGGCTGCCCCTCTTGCTGGGCACCCTGGTCGGCAACCAGGCGCAGGCCCGGCAGAAGGTCGGGGTGGTGGGCACCCTGCCGCCCGAGCTGCGGCAGGCCCTGACCAGCGACGAACAGGGCGCGGGCGGCGCCGTGACCCGTGCCGGGGTGACGCTCGTGCCGGTCCAGGACCCGCGTGCCGCCGTGGCCTCGGGCGAGGTCGACGCCGCGCTGCGGGTGCTCTCTCCTCTGCCCCGGCAGGCCGGAGGCGCGAGCGTGCCGCTGGAACTGTACGCCAAACTGGGCAACCTGCGCGCCCAGACCGGAGCGACAAGCAAGGTCGAGACCGTGGTGGAGGCCTACAACCGCCGGCTCACGCTGGAACGCCTGAGCGCCTCGGGGCTGGACCCAGCGGTGCTGACCCCGGTGGCGCTGGGCCAAGTGGACGCCAGCCCGGCGCAGGAGAGGAGTAGCGGTCAGCTCGCCTTCCTGATCCCGATGCTCATGCTGAACTTCATCCTGAGCGGCGCGATGGCGACTGCCCTGGACGCCACCGCCGGAGAAAAGGAGCGCGGGACCCTCGAAAGTCTGCTGGTGACGCCCGTGCGCCGGGGCGAGGTCGTGGCCGGCAAGCTGCTGGCGACCACCCTTACGGCGCTGATCACCGCCGCCTTCAGCCTGCTGGGCTTTCTGCTCGCGGGGGTCGCCTCGGCCACACTGCTCGGCGGCAGCCGGCGCGAGCTGACCCAGGCCCTTGGCGGGCAGCTGACCCTGACGCCCGGCGGAGCACTGGCCCTGGTCGCCGTGGTCCTGAGTGCCGCGCTGCTCATCAGCGCGGTCCTCATCGCCCTGAGCATCTATGCCCGCAGCTACAAGGAAGCCCAGACCTACGCCACGCCGCTGACCCTGCTCATCGTGCTGCCGGCGGTGCTTCTCCAGTTCAGCGACTTCCTGAATCTCGGGGGAGCCGTCTATGCCGTGCCGCTGTTCGGCAGCATGGTCAGCATTCTGGACACGGTGCGCGGCAGCGTCACAGCGGGCCACACCCTGGTCGCCACCCTCGCCAACCTCGTCGGGGCGGGGCTGCTGGGGCTGCTCGCGCGGCGTTCCTTCGGCCGGGAGGAAGTGATCTTCCGGAACTGA
- a CDS encoding ATP-binding cassette domain-containing protein translates to MLDIQNVTKTYGSFTALRGLSLSAREGEVFGLLGPNGAGKTTLLRVLATLLSPTSGTVRVAGHDVALDPEAVRRAVGVVNGGMGLPARLTGREVLRSFAGLYGMGRRDTEARIAQLDETLELGRTLDTRAGEYSTGMKQKVVIARAVIHDPAVLILDEAASGLDIFARRSLLDFVAASRAPGRLTLYSTHVMSEAEEVCDRVAVLHRGELVALDSVPAILAQTGERNLERAFFALVRAREEGVGHAV, encoded by the coding sequence ATGCTCGATATCCAGAACGTGACCAAGACCTACGGCAGCTTCACGGCGCTGCGCGGCCTGAGCCTGAGCGCGCGGGAGGGCGAGGTCTTCGGGCTGCTCGGCCCCAACGGCGCGGGCAAGACCACCCTGCTGCGTGTCCTGGCAACCCTGCTCTCGCCCACCTCCGGCACTGTACGTGTGGCCGGACACGACGTGGCCCTCGACCCCGAGGCGGTGCGCCGCGCCGTCGGCGTGGTCAACGGCGGCATGGGCCTGCCCGCCCGCCTGACCGGCCGCGAGGTGCTGCGGTCCTTCGCCGGGCTGTACGGCATGGGCCGCCGCGACACCGAGGCCCGCATCGCCCAGCTCGACGAGACCCTGGAGCTGGGCCGCACCCTGGACACCCGTGCCGGCGAATACTCGACCGGCATGAAACAGAAGGTGGTCATCGCCCGCGCCGTCATCCACGACCCGGCCGTCCTGATTCTGGACGAGGCGGCCAGCGGCCTGGACATCTTCGCGCGGCGCAGCCTGCTGGACTTCGTGGCGGCCAGCCGCGCGCCAGGGCGGCTCACGCTGTACTCCACGCACGTCATGAGCGAGGCCGAGGAGGTCTGCGACCGTGTGGCGGTCCTGCACCGGGGTGAACTCGTCGCCCTGGACAGCGTTCCGGCAATTCTGGCGCAGACCGGCGAGCGCAACCTCGAACGGGCCTTCTTCGCGCTCGTGCGCGCCCGCGAGGAAGGGGTGGGCCATGCCGTCTGA
- the nth gene encoding endonuclease III, with protein sequence MPTSASRTRPTPAQQRPPPAHLGEIVSRLRARYLPTLPAPRRWPDPLAGVLRTILAQQNTRAVATRQWEALTLTYPVWEAALLDGPDGIEATLRRAGGGLTRIKADYLYGVLAALEASRGELSLRFLHDLGEEEARAVLEGLPGVGQRTASLVLLFDLVRPAMPVDTNIARVAARLDLVPEAWSTNRTEVWFGEVIPRDWETRYALHLSGVRHGHETCTPKRPLCGQCVLRDLCPSAALFVEGVSADPGTRNPDSKKPAGIRRAGR encoded by the coding sequence GTGCCCACTTCCGCCTCCCGCACCCGCCCGACCCCGGCGCAGCAGCGCCCGCCCCCGGCCCATCTGGGCGAGATCGTCTCGCGGCTGCGCGCGCGCTACCTGCCCACCCTGCCTGCGCCCCGCCGCTGGCCCGACCCGCTGGCGGGCGTGCTGCGGACCATCCTGGCGCAACAGAACACGCGGGCGGTCGCCACGCGGCAGTGGGAGGCCCTGACCCTGACCTATCCGGTCTGGGAGGCGGCGCTGCTCGACGGCCCCGACGGTATAGAGGCGACGCTGCGCCGGGCGGGCGGCGGCCTGACCCGGATCAAGGCCGACTACCTGTACGGTGTCCTCGCGGCGCTGGAGGCGTCGCGCGGCGAGCTGAGCCTGCGCTTCCTGCACGACCTGGGCGAAGAAGAAGCCCGCGCGGTGCTGGAGGGACTGCCAGGGGTCGGGCAGCGGACGGCCTCACTCGTCCTCCTGTTCGACCTCGTGCGGCCCGCCATGCCGGTGGATACCAACATCGCCCGGGTGGCCGCCCGTCTCGACCTCGTGCCGGAAGCGTGGAGCACCAACCGCACCGAGGTGTGGTTCGGTGAGGTGATCCCGCGCGACTGGGAGACCCGGTACGCCCTGCACCTCTCGGGGGTGCGCCACGGCCACGAGACCTGCACGCCGAAGCGGCCCCTGTGCGGCCAGTGCGTGCTGCGAGACCTGTGCCCCTCGGCGGCGCTGTTCGTGGAAGGAGTGTCTGCTGATCCGGGCACGCGGAACCCGGACAGCAAAAAACCCGCCGGAATTCGGCGGGCTGGCAGGTAG
- a CDS encoding TerC family protein — MFETLFGWVTQPDAWLAFGTLLLLEVVLGIDNVIFISILAGKLPAAQRARARTIGLLAAMLMRLGLLASIAWIVSLQNDLFEAFGRGFSGRDLILLGGGLFLIYKAVKEMHEQLEGPHETATGTGKIVQHNFAAIIAQIMVLDIVFSLDSVITAVGMADDIGVMVSAVVLTVAIMLFAAGPIGEFVQKHPTVKMLALSFLLLIGVNLIADGLGFKIPKGYTYFAMGFAVLVELLNIRVRGHKPVELHDTGRNPDAR; from the coding sequence GTGTTTGAAACCCTGTTCGGCTGGGTCACCCAGCCCGATGCGTGGCTCGCGTTCGGTACGCTGCTGCTCCTCGAAGTCGTCCTCGGCATCGACAACGTCATCTTCATCAGCATTCTGGCGGGCAAACTGCCGGCCGCGCAGCGCGCCCGCGCCCGCACCATCGGCCTGCTGGCTGCCATGCTCATGCGCCTGGGCCTGTTGGCGAGCATCGCCTGGATCGTGTCGCTGCAAAACGACCTCTTCGAGGCTTTCGGGCGGGGGTTCTCGGGGCGAGACCTCATCTTGCTGGGCGGCGGTCTGTTCCTGATCTACAAGGCCGTCAAGGAAATGCACGAACAGCTTGAAGGGCCGCACGAGACGGCCACGGGCACAGGCAAGATCGTACAGCACAACTTCGCGGCGATCATCGCGCAGATCATGGTCTTGGACATCGTCTTCAGCCTCGACAGCGTCATCACGGCCGTGGGCATGGCCGACGACATCGGCGTGATGGTGAGCGCCGTGGTCCTGACCGTTGCCATCATGCTCTTCGCTGCCGGTCCCATCGGGGAGTTCGTGCAGAAGCACCCCACCGTCAAGATGCTGGCCCTCTCGTTCCTGCTGCTCATCGGCGTGAACCTGATCGCCGACGGCCTGGGCTTCAAGATTCCCAAGGGCTACACCTACTTCGCGATGGGCTTCGCCGTCCTGGTCGAGCTGCTCAACATCCGTGTACGCGGCCACAAGCCGGTCGAACTGCATGATACGGGCCGCAATCCCGACGCCAGATAA
- a CDS encoding TetR/AcrR family transcriptional regulator has translation MRGVTVPPPHPASSPGSATESTRARIQTEAARLFVASGYHGVSMREVAEAVGVTKPALYHHYADKEALFLAMLDGALATLARLVAHARAQQGIRAQLETLVRDLLDTAPEQRVGLQLASELRHISPERRAAFEGEYRRVWMGGLTRLLEEAAERGELRTDLPPSALNRALLGLTYPLVSGPPGPDPHGTARALLSVFFDGVTPR, from the coding sequence ATGCGCGGCGTGACCGTCCCCCCGCCCCACCCCGCCTCCTCGCCCGGCTCCGCCACCGAATCCACCCGCGCCCGCATCCAGACGGAGGCCGCGCGGCTGTTCGTGGCGAGCGGCTACCACGGCGTGAGTATGCGCGAGGTCGCCGAGGCGGTCGGCGTGACCAAACCGGCCCTGTACCACCACTACGCCGACAAGGAAGCGCTGTTCCTGGCGATGCTCGACGGCGCGCTCGCCACGCTGGCGCGGCTCGTGGCCCACGCCCGCGCGCAGCAGGGCATCCGTGCCCAGCTCGAGACCCTGGTGCGCGACCTGCTGGACACCGCACCCGAGCAGCGCGTGGGCCTGCAACTCGCCTCGGAACTGCGCCACATCTCGCCCGAGCGCCGCGCCGCCTTCGAGGGCGAGTACCGCCGGGTGTGGATGGGCGGCCTGACCCGGCTGCTCGAAGAGGCGGCCGAACGCGGGGAACTGCGCACCGACCTGCCCCCCAGCGCCCTGAACCGCGCCCTGCTGGGCCTGACCTACCCGCTCGTGAGCGGCCCGCCCGGCCCGGACCCCCACGGCACGGCCCGCGCCCTTCTGAGCGTGTTCTTCGACGGCGTTACGCCGCGCTGA
- a CDS encoding HAD hydrolase family protein: MSLSANPQPAAFPEGLPLLLAFDLDGTLIRDGGQDLPEETALALGRLRALGVRTAIVTGRDLPPRGVSSRAEFDAVATNNGGRVHFGQELRSSARFGPGDLEAVLAHELDGARVVLFTEDDLYVQLPPGRDPEPWMIARQARPLAEAPHADVTKVGFWHPDVAGLAARLRASHPHLVMTGGQPPYPEFLTVTPTGAHKAGALALIAEALNIPLERTVAFGDSDNDEVMLELAGYAVQVGTLPLLARHADTQLAGHEALGAYLGALAARLEVQATGAAAVSFL; the protein is encoded by the coding sequence ATGAGCCTGTCTGCCAACCCCCAACCGGCCGCCTTTCCGGAGGGCCTGCCGCTGCTGCTGGCCTTCGACCTCGACGGCACCCTGATCCGGGACGGCGGCCAGGACCTGCCCGAGGAGACGGCGCTGGCCCTCGGCCGCCTGCGCGCCCTGGGGGTGAGGACCGCCATCGTGACGGGGCGCGACCTGCCGCCGCGTGGGGTCAGCTCACGCGCCGAGTTCGACGCGGTCGCCACCAACAACGGCGGCCGGGTGCATTTCGGCCAGGAACTGCGGTCGTCGGCCCGCTTCGGCCCCGGCGACCTGGAGGCGGTGCTGGCCCACGAACTCGACGGCGCGCGGGTGGTCCTGTTCACCGAGGACGACCTGTACGTGCAGTTGCCCCCGGGCCGCGACCCCGAGCCGTGGATGATCGCCCGGCAGGCCCGCCCCCTGGCCGAGGCCCCGCACGCCGACGTGACCAAGGTGGGCTTCTGGCACCCGGACGTGGCGGGCCTGGCCGCCCGGCTGCGGGCCAGCCACCCGCACCTCGTCATGACGGGCGGACAGCCGCCCTACCCCGAATTCCTGACCGTCACGCCCACAGGCGCGCACAAGGCCGGCGCACTGGCCCTGATCGCCGAGGCCCTGAATATCCCGCTGGAGCGCACGGTGGCCTTCGGGGACAGCGACAACGACGAGGTCATGTTGGAACTCGCCGGATACGCGGTACAGGTGGGCACGCTGCCCCTGCTGGCCCGGCACGCCGATACGCAGCTGGCCGGCCACGAGGCGCTGGGCGCGTATCTGGGCGCCCTCGCCGCGCGGCTGGAGGTGCAGGCCACGGGTGCGGCCGCCGTCAGTTTCCTCTGA
- a CDS encoding ATP-binding cassette domain-containing protein, with the protein MPALLDLQDVTVIAGGRELLSGVTLTLNGGEALRLSGPNGGGKTTLLRLLAGEVAPVSGTRTYGLGGAVTRSAVRARRQLHLVGPDAEAFYLTRDWAQTVSDVLLAGYEGDLLRHWDPDEAAQARLTEVAALCGLEELLERDVRTLSHGQRRRTMLGRALMPRPELLLLDEFTDGLSGAAREELGAALRAAHAAGTAIVLATHRPEEAPGLPWRTVEVRGGRVSAETAGGLPLTPAPSPLPRPPGTGTLVALERAEVWRNGHLALGPLSWRWEAGQHWLVTGENGSGKSTLARLIAGELHPALGGHVTRPYLARDLLSERRRTVGLVGAEVGIRQRAGGSGRTWTGRDVIGSALGGTEGFVPELSAAQWAEVDTLAVRLDLRDLLDQNAETLSQGQLRRLLLARAVVHRPKLLLLDEGLDFVDAASRSRFLELLPELVRGGTHLLVVAHRETDALPGLTHHLHLEGGRAVRDAPLSPGPAPR; encoded by the coding sequence ATGCCTGCGCTGCTCGACCTGCAAGACGTGACCGTGATCGCCGGGGGCCGTGAACTGCTCTCGGGCGTGACCCTGACCCTGAACGGCGGCGAGGCCCTGCGGCTGTCCGGTCCCAACGGCGGCGGCAAGACCACGCTGCTGCGGCTGCTCGCGGGCGAGGTGGCCCCGGTGTCGGGCACGCGCACCTATGGCCTGGGCGGCGCGGTGACCCGTTCGGCGGTGCGGGCGCGGCGGCAGCTGCATCTGGTGGGCCCCGATGCCGAGGCCTTCTACCTCACGCGCGACTGGGCACAGACGGTCTCGGACGTGCTGCTCGCCGGATACGAGGGCGACCTGCTGCGCCACTGGGACCCCGACGAGGCCGCCCAGGCCCGGCTGACCGAGGTAGCGGCCCTATGCGGCCTGGAAGAGCTGCTGGAGCGCGACGTGCGGACCCTCTCGCACGGGCAGCGGCGGCGCACCATGCTAGGCCGCGCCCTCATGCCCCGGCCCGAACTGCTGCTCCTCGACGAGTTCACCGACGGCCTGAGCGGCGCGGCGCGTGAGGAACTGGGCGCGGCGCTGCGGGCAGCCCACGCCGCCGGTACGGCCATCGTTCTGGCGACCCACCGCCCCGAGGAAGCCCCTGGCCTGCCCTGGCGCACGGTGGAGGTGCGCGGCGGGCGCGTCTCGGCCGAGACGGCTGGGGGCCTGCCTCTGACCCCGGCGCCGTCCCCCCTGCCCCGCCCACCGGGCACGGGCACGCTGGTCGCGCTGGAACGCGCCGAGGTCTGGCGCAATGGCCACCTCGCCCTGGGGCCGCTGAGCTGGCGCTGGGAAGCCGGGCAACACTGGCTGGTGACCGGCGAGAACGGCAGCGGCAAGAGCACCCTCGCCCGCCTCATCGCCGGAGAGCTGCATCCGGCCCTGGGCGGCCACGTCACGCGCCCGTATCTCGCGCGCGACCTGCTGAGCGAGCGGCGGCGCACCGTGGGGCTGGTCGGCGCCGAGGTCGGCATCCGGCAGCGCGCGGGTGGGTCGGGCCGCACCTGGACAGGGCGCGACGTGATCGGCAGCGCGCTGGGGGGCACCGAAGGATTCGTTCCTGAACTGAGCGCCGCACAGTGGGCTGAGGTGGATACGCTCGCCGTGCGCCTGGACCTGCGGGACCTGCTGGACCAGAACGCCGAGACGCTCTCGCAGGGGCAGCTGCGCCGACTGCTGCTGGCCCGCGCGGTGGTCCACCGCCCCAAGCTGTTGTTGCTCGACGAGGGCCTGGACTTCGTGGACGCCGCGAGCCGTTCGCGGTTCCTGGAGCTGCTGCCGGAGCTCGTGCGCGGCGGCACGCACCTGCTCGTCGTGGCTCACCGGGAGACCGACGCGCTGCCCGGCCTGACCCACCACCTGCACCTGGAAGGCGGCCGGGCCGTGCGCGACGCGCCCCTGTCGCCGGGGCCGGCCCCCCGCTAG
- a CDS encoding pyridoxamine 5'-phosphate oxidase family protein has product MSSFYDPRHRDPSLSRRPQNRREEDWIAALLLRERIARVATLWQGEDGAAFPFITPLAYAYRPEEHDLVYHTNVVGRLQANTEQGHPATAEVSEIGRFLPSNSPLELSVQYRSAVVFGTAYVITDPEEQRRALTTLSERVFPGLTVGETTRPISDADLARTRVYRLQITHWSGKENWAEQATQEDGWPALSPEWLERPI; this is encoded by the coding sequence GTGAGCAGTTTCTACGACCCCCGTCACCGCGACCCGTCGCTGTCCCGCCGGCCGCAGAATCGCCGCGAAGAGGACTGGATCGCCGCGCTGCTGCTGCGGGAACGGATCGCGCGCGTAGCGACCCTGTGGCAGGGCGAGGACGGCGCGGCCTTTCCGTTTATTACGCCGCTGGCCTACGCCTACCGCCCCGAGGAACACGACCTCGTGTACCACACCAACGTCGTGGGGCGGTTGCAGGCCAACACCGAACAGGGCCACCCGGCGACTGCCGAGGTCTCCGAGATCGGGCGGTTCCTGCCCAGCAACTCGCCGCTGGAACTGTCGGTGCAGTACCGCAGCGCCGTGGTGTTCGGCACGGCGTACGTCATCACGGACCCGGAGGAGCAGCGCCGCGCCCTGACCACCCTCTCAGAGCGGGTCTTTCCGGGCCTGACCGTGGGCGAAACGACCCGGCCCATCAGCGACGCCGACCTCGCGCGCACGCGGGTCTACCGCCTTCAGATCACGCACTGGAGCGGCAAGGAGAACTGGGCCGAGCAGGCCACCCAGGAAGACGGCTGGCCCGCCCTATCGCCGGAATGGTTGGAGCGGCCTATCTAG